In the Aquipuribacter hungaricus genome, CGAGCGCGGGATGCGCGTGCTCACGGTCGGCACCGTCACCGGCCCCGCCGGGCGGCGCGGCACCGCCCCCGACGTCGGGGTCCGTGCGGTCGCGACCACGGCTGCCGGCGCGCAGACCGTCGAGCTCGACGGCCCCTTCGGCGACGGCGGCGCACGGACCACCCTCACCGTGACGACCGGCATGCCCGGGCCGTTCAACGCCGTCAACGTCGCGCTCGCGCTCACGTCGGTCCACCTGCTGCTGGAGGACGCCCCCGGCGGGGCGGCGCTCGACCTCGGCCGGCGCGTGCCCGCCACCGAGCTCGCCGCGGCCGTCGGCGCCGTGCCGGGCGTGCCCGGGCGGATGGAGCGCGTCGTGCTCCCCGGCGAGGACGGCTGCCCGCTCGTCGTCGTCGACTACGCCCACACCCCGGACGCCGTCGCCGGGGCCGTGGCCGCGCTGCGAGGGGCCACGCCGGGCCGGCTCGTCGTCGTCCTCGGGGCCGGTGGCGACCGCGACCAGGGCAAGCGGGCCGGCATGGGCCGGGCCGCCTCGGGCGCCGACCTCGTCGTCGTCACCGACGACAACCCCCGCACCGAGGACCCGGCGGTGGTCCGCGCGGCCGTGCTCGCCGGGGTCACCGTCGAGGCGGTCGAGGTCGGGGACCGCGCCGAGGCCGTCCGGGTCGCCCTGTCCCGCTGCACCGGGCCGTCGGACACCGTCCTGCTCGCCGGCAAGGGGCACGAGACCGGGCAGAGCGCCGGCGGGTCGGTCGCCCCCTTCGACGACCGCGACGTCGCCCGGCAGGCCCTGGCCGCCTGGCTGCGGCACCGCGCGGGGGAGCAGGCGTGATCGCCCCCGACGCCGCCGGCCTGGCAGACCTCGTCGGCGGCCGGCTGGTGCCGGCGGCGGGCGGGACCGCGCCCGCCCCGCTCACCGGGGTGGCCACGGTCGACTCCCGCACCGTGCAGCCCGGCGACCTGTTCGTCGCGCTGCCCGGCGAGCACGCCGACGGCCTCGACTTCGCC is a window encoding:
- a CDS encoding Mur ligase domain-containing protein, whose product is MIAPDAAGLADLVGGRLVPAAGGTAPAPLTGVATVDSRTVQPGDLFVALPGEHADGLDFA
- a CDS encoding UDP-N-acetylmuramoyl-L-alanyl-D-glutamate--2,6-diaminopimelate ligase translates to MPTPPPTVRELAERHSLRLRSTAPQGPGTGPDQDPATGPTGADQHVVGVSLDSRRAGPGQLWAALPGSTTHGARHARQALDAGAVAVLTDPEGARLVAGEAGERGTCLLVTDDPRSSLGPVAADVHGHPSEQLALVGVTGTNGKTTVSTLVDELLRSLGATTGLIGTIRARVGATELASSFTTPEAPDLQALLRQMVDAGCTVATTEVSSHALAQRRVDGTRFALAVWTNLSRDHLDFHGTLAAYFSAKLRLFTGGFAPRAVVAVDDAWGHEVAALARERGMRVLTVGTVTGPAGRRGTAPDVGVRAVATTAAGAQTVELDGPFGDGGARTTLTVTTGMPGPFNAVNVALALTSVHLLLEDAPGGAALDLGRRVPATELAAAVGAVPGVPGRMERVVLPGEDGCPLVVVDYAHTPDAVAGAVAALRGATPGRLVVVLGAGGDRDQGKRAGMGRAASGADLVVVTDDNPRTEDPAVVRAAVLAGVTVEAVEVGDRAEAVRVALSRCTGPSDTVLLAGKGHETGQSAGGSVAPFDDRDVARQALAAWLRHRAGEQA